Part of the Microcoleus sp. AS-A8 genome, CCCCCACTGACTCAACTTTGATTCGACGCTGCTTCACAGGTCGGGCAATCAGACTGGTTTCGATGCCCATCAAGGGGATGAGGCGATTAATCTCATCGCACCAAGCCTCGCAGTTGTGGGATTCCGGGCAGACTTTTCCTTGTTGAAAAAGAGCTTGGTGGATCATCTCGTGGAGCAACACATCCGCCGCGAATTTCTTACCCAGTAATTTACCGCGCCCCCAGGCGTTAGAAGCTGGTTCAACAAGAGCTTTGTGCAAGGTAATGGCATTGCGCCAGGATTCATAAGAGCCAAGCGATTGTCCGTGGGGTGTAAGTCCCCAAAAAATACCACCGGGTTCTAAACTTCCGTCCCAATACTGTTCGTTGAAGATTTCCCACTGTTCGTAAGCCCAACGACCGTACCCCCAATCTGAGATATCTGCCGCTGCTTTAAGAATTTCTAATTTTCCTTTTGATTCTGAAGTCAAGGTGTAACTCCTAACTAGAGGTTACAGGCGGCGCGGGAATTTTATGTGTAACGTCTAACTAGACGTTACGGCTCTCACTGGTACGCCTACCCTGAGAAACCCTGCTGCAAGCCGCTTTCAGAGTGTTAGGGCGTCGGGGTCGGGGTGACTCTTCAGAGCGCTAAGTCGCTAACCTTAGCTCTGCTAGTGGCACCGGCTTGTTAATCAAGTCAAGCTTCGTGTAA contains:
- a CDS encoding SprT-like domain-containing protein; amino-acid sequence: MTSESKGKLEILKAAADISDWGYGRWAYEQWEIFNEQYWDGSLEPGGIFWGLTPHGQSLGSYESWRNAITLHKALVEPASNAWGRGKLLGKKFAADVLLHEMIHQALFQQGKVCPESHNCEAWCDEINRLIPLMGIETSLIARPVKQRRIKVESVGVDGKLTTKSKVTWEPRPGFMSRSMIANFPHSLRSHSYYEKSVVQLGKKSGLLVDSDRSS